In one window of Macadamia integrifolia cultivar HAES 741 chromosome 2, SCU_Mint_v3, whole genome shotgun sequence DNA:
- the LOC122069251 gene encoding ruBisCO large subunit-binding protein subunit beta, chloroplastic-like — translation MASTFTAMSSMSSLVATCSGTRDKKLSNLEKLSSFASICPPSLGRRQNVVLQRRCSPKIRAMAKELYFNKDGSAIKKLQTGVNKLADLVGVTLGPKGRNVVLESKYGSPKIVNDGVTVAKEVELEDPVENIGAKLVRQAASKTNDLAGDGTTTSVVLAQGLIAEGVKVVAAGANPVQITRGIEKTAKALVAELKKMSKEVEDSELADVAAVSAGNNYEIGNMIAEAMSKVGRKGVVTLEEGKSAENSLYVVEGMQFDRGYISPYFVTDSEKMAVEYENCKLLLVDKKITNARDLVNVLEDAIRGGYPIVIVAEDIEQEALATLVVNKLRGALKIAALKAPGFGERKGQYLDDIAILTGATVIREEVGLTLDKAEKEVLGHAAKVVLTKDTTTIVGDGSTQEAVNKRVAQIRNLIEAAEQDYEREKLNERIAKLSGGVAVIQVGAQTETELKEKKLRVEDALNATKAAVEEGIVVGGGCTLLRLAAEVDAIKDSLENDEQKVGAEIVRRALGYPLKLIAKNAGVNGSVVIEKVLSSDNSKFGYNAATGNYEDLMAAGIIDPTKVVRCCLEHAASVARTFLTSDVVVVDIKEPEPLAAGNPMDNSGYGY, via the exons ATGGCGTCGACATTCACTGCCATGTCTTCTATGAGCTCCCTGGTAGCAACTTGCAGTGGCACACGGGATAAGAAGCTTTCTAATCTAGAGAAACTATCCTCTTTTGCTTCCATATGTCCTCCTTCCCTTGGAAGGAGACAAAATGTTGTACTTCAGAGACGTTGTTCCCCCAAGATAAGGGCAATGGCCAAGGAATTGTACTTCAACAAGGATGGTTCAGCCATTAAGAAGCTACAG ACTGGTGTTAACAAGCTTGCAGACCTAGTTGGGGTTACTCTTGGTCCCAAGGGCAGGAATGTTGTGTTGGAGAGCAAGTACGGTTCCCCCAAAATTGTTAATGATGGTGTTACCGTGGCCAAGGAG GTTGAGTTGGAGGATCCTGTAGAGAACATTGGTGCTAAATTGGTGAGACAAGCTGCTTCAAAGACCAATGACTTGGCTGGTGATGGAACGACGACATCTGTTGTTCTTGCACAAGGTTTGATTGCAGAAGGTGTTAAG GTAGTAGCAGCTGGTGCTAACCCTGTTCAAATTACCCGAGGAATCGAAAAGACCGCTAAAGCTTTGGTTGCTGAGCTCAAGAAAATGTCAAAGGAG GTTGAAGACAGTGAATTAGCAGATGTGGCTGCAGTTAGTGCTGGGAACAACTATGAAATCGGAAATATGATAGCTGAAGCTATGAGTAAGGTGGGCAGAAAGGGTGTGGTGACTCTTGAAGAAGGAAAGAGTGCTGAGAACAGCCTTTATGTTGTAGAGGGAATGCAATTTGACCGTGGTTATATCTCCCCTTACTTTGTGACAGACAGCGAAAAGATGGCTGTTGAATATGAAAACTGCAAG TTGCTTCTTGTTGACAAAAAGATCACAAATGCAAGGGATCTCGTCAATGTTTTGGAAGATGCTATAAGAGGAGGATATCCAATTGTAATAGTTGCTGAAGACATTGAACAGGAAGCGCTAGCTACTCTTGTTGTAAATAAGCTCAGGGGGGCACTGAAGATTGCTGCACTAAAAGCTCCTGGATTTGGGGAACGCAAGGGCCAATACCTTGATGACATTGCTATTCTGACTGGAG CTACTGTAATTAGGGAAGAAGTTGGGCTAACCCTTGACAAAGCTGAGAAGGAGGTCTTGGGTCATGCCGCCAAGGTGGTACTCACCAAGGACACTACCACAATTGTAGGTGATGGTAGCACACAGGAAGCAGTAAATAAGCGAGTTGCTCAAATTCGCAACCTCATTGAG GCTGCAGAACAAgattatgagagagagaagcttAATGAGAGAATTGCTAAACTCTCGGGTGGTGTTGCTGTCATTCAG GTTGGAGCACAAACAGAGACAGAactaaaggaaaagaaattgaGGGTAGAAGATGCTCTTAATGCAACAAAG GCAGCAGTTGAGGAAGGTATAGTAGTTGGTGGTGGATGTACCTTGTTGAGACTTGCTGCAGAGGTTGATGCCATTAAAGATTCACTTGAGAATGATGAGCAAAAG GTTGGGGCTGAGATTGTTAGAAGGGCTTTGGGCTACCCTTTGAAGTTAATTGCCAAAAATGCAGGTGTCAATGGAAGTGTGGTTATTGAAAAG GTGTTGTCTAGTGACAATTCAAAGTTCGGTTACAATGCTGCAACTGGTAATTATGAGGATTTGATGGCTGCTGGAATAATTGATCCAACCAAG GTTGTTAGATGTTGCCTGGAGCATGCAGCCTCGGTagcaaggaccttcctcacatCTGATGTAGTGGTTGTGGACATTAAGGAGCCTGAACCACTGGCTGCCGGAAACCCCATGGACAATTCAG GGTATGGTTACTAA